The Cyclopterus lumpus isolate fCycLum1 chromosome 3, fCycLum1.pri, whole genome shotgun sequence genome includes the window TATCCGTAGCCTCCTGCCTGTGCTTCTTCCTGGACAtactcctctgtcttctcccaGCCTGAAGCCCAGCCTCCGTTCACCTGCGTGGTTGCGCCGTACGACTTAGCCGGACCGCCAAAGGCCCCATGACTTTGAGTGATATCGCCCGTCTCTTCTGCCAGCTCGTCCTCATCTATGAAGCCACACTTCTCCTCGCTGGTCAGTTCTGGGTCGGCCCACGGCTGTTTTTCTCCCGACGCAAAGATCCCATAGAAGATCACACCCCCATAATGCACCATGGAGGCAATCAGGAACACAGACTGCCACTCCTCTCGAGTCTGAAGAGGGACGCAAACCCAaaagttgattttatttttaatggccTGGACATTTTCTTATGTTCATCttattttaaaataactaaAGCCAACAATGAAAAGATCTGATTTCCAAGTGTTGTCTGTGTGCAAGAGACATTGTTGTCgaatattaaaaatacattgttcGTTCATCACCACCAACATAGTGAATACCACCTTGCTGTTCTCAGCTCTCAAATGTGTGTTGATTTGTAGCTGAAATAGTCAAATAGACAATTGCACAATTTACCTctgagaaatgtgtgttttgtgaatcTGTAATATTTCCCTTTAATAAGGTGGTGcagacataaataaaacattgagtCTTGGGTTTCAATATTTGACCCCATGTGAACAtcatatattgtacatatacatactttCATACTTTTACTTTCCAGGTACCGCTAATCAAAGATTATTAGGGAAGTGGGGGTCTGAGTCAAGTAGTCGAAACTGTCACTTTATGTCCTAAAATCATTACGTCTGCATTTGAAGGCAATTTTAACTCATCTTATGAAGACATGTTTTAAATTGAGTCTTGACAGTATTAATGTCATTACAACTGTGTTTTACTATATTGCGATTCATAATCTGTTCACACTTCAGCCTGCATTTAAGCATCACATGAagacaaatacattatattatattcatacatGCTTACAGCTGCATTACAGTTTTTTACAGACAGTTAATTAAATGTTCACTCTATTTACTGCTATGTAATGCTAAATATGGGGACTTTGAGTGTTCCTGACTAATCTAGGTCTTTAACACCTTTAAGATTTATTGCACACATGAGTGGATCTTAATTCGTGCCATTTTTGGTGCCTGAATGGAGAAGCTCTTACCTTGTTCTTTGTCATAGTACCAACTATCATTGGGCACACCATCCCAGACAGAGTACCCACACCATTAGAGATTCCCATGAGAATACTGGCGTAGCGCGGAGCAATGTCCAGATGATTGACATTGAAGCCTGAtgcagcaacaaacaaacaaagcaacacattaCATTGAAATAAGGTTGAtacatttaaccttttttaaagtatgACATGACCAGACAACCAGAATAAAATGCCACATTTGTGCAAACCACTGTGATAGTATCAACACCGAAGCTGGACACAGTGGTATAAGTAGCCCATGGTGACCGTCTTGTGGCAGAAATAGACAGTAACTCGCCAcacgttctcctcctcccccacagtGATGGCTGAATGAGTAAGTGTCCTCGCGATCTGCCTCACACTGCCTGCCTGGCAAACCCCCCGAGACAGCTAGCTAGCACTGAATTATTAAACACTCCAGGAGAAAGCTCAAGAACAACAGGCAAGAAACTGATGTTGCACACAGTCACAGACCGGCGCAGCAACATGAAAAGATCTGTTGAATCAGTGGCTGAAGAATGCTGAAAGGTCCTTTTTGCCATTCacttaaaatgttttacaaataatatCTGTAATCTGATGGCTTAAGAAAGTCTGTTACGCAGTTTATATTGatgatctatctatctatctatagttAAAGATATATAGAAAAGATCTACACCACTTGACATGTGAGAATATCAATCCTCTATCCAATGctcagcaagaaaaaaaacagttcattTATCTACACTTTTTAATTCCATTGTTACCTTTCTAAAGCACTGGCTTATCTTAAAAATCATAATGTCAAGAAACAGTACAGTGATACCAAACTTAGATTGTTGTGAAAGGTATTTTTCTTCCATATGTTTCACATTTTTCAACTTCAAATGTGGCTTCTAGCCTCATTGGCCCTTCTTTTGTGAACGCTACACACATAGACCCAGAGAACCAGCCCACATATTGTATATGTAGTATACCGTACACTAAGATGTACCTAAATTACATTCTGATTGAGCAGAAAGTGTGTTTGACGTACTAACCTGATATAGCAAATCCACTGAAGCCCACTGCCAGTACCAGGAAGGAGATGGCCACCCCTTTGCTGTGGGAATATCCCACCACCAGCAGCAATGTGGCCTCCATGCCAAATCCTAACAGAGATAGACagcaggtcacacacacacacacacacacacacagacacacacacacacacgcagacaaacacacacagaaacacaaagccCTCAGGATGTTGGACATTGTGGTGCCAATTGAATTAATCATGATAGATGGCCTGCACTCAATTACTCAAGTGACAGATATGAAATCAATGCATAGTCCCAATCAACGAGTTAACTAAGTATTGAACAGAAAAATATACCAACACAACCATCTCTCTGGCAGTGAAGAGCAACACAAAAAAGAGCAGTATGGATCTAACACCGTGAAGTAACACCCGCTATCTGAGCAGAGAGAGGTGTGGAAAATGATATTTCATCCTCAGTTCCGACTTCTCACCGCCACAGTTCATGATTTTCCTGACAGTGGTAGTCGTCAGGATGTTCTTGCTGCGTAGGTAGTCGGCCAGCTGGCCGCCGATGGGCACGATGATGGTCATCACCAAATGTGGCAGCGCGGACAGCATGCCGACCTGCAACCACAAGCAGAAAATCCACCAATTCAAGCAACGCGATGGATACATTCATGATGCCTTTTTGAGTAAATACATCATCATTTAGTTTCATCCCCGGCCGGCACAGTCAGCACACAAGAGAAACAGAATGTGGTCCCAAATAATCATGGCTCATGAGCTTTTTCAAAACCTCAAAACAAAAATTGCGGCAAATAGCATCGTGGGATTGTTACCACGGACActacttttttattgtttcattgtCTGAATTCTGAGGGCACTATAGTGAATACATTTCATATGTTTGAAAGTGGGTAAATGTAGTGCACTTTATGGTCAACAGAAGCGTGATTACACTTAGTTAATTACTTAGAACTAGAGATGTTTTCCCCAAACCTTTAACTTTAATTGTTGCTTCATCAACGTCAAATCATTTGTGATACTTAGTATCTTTTTATCTTATTGAACCAAAGCTGCATTCTTATGTAATGTGTCAGTTCGTGACACAGGACCACAGCCCACCAGTCGCTGACATTGATTTTGATAACGAATCATTCCAAGAGCAACGTGTCACATGCTCAACGTTTGGCACAAGTGTTGAGGGATTATTTCCAGTGCGTTTTAATCCGTCGTTCATCGATCACTCAATACATGCTCCACGTTTGACACCTGTCCACTGACTTGAATCGTGAGCTCACCTTGCTTATCTCAAAGCCAAAGACTTCCTCAAAGTATGCAGGCTGGCTGATCAGCAGCAGGTAAAACGTCCAGCTCCTGCAGAAGTTGGCCACAATGATTGCATAGACGGGCATAGAGGTGAAGAACTTCTTCCAGGGGGTCTTGAATTTCTGCAATAGATTATCACAACGGATCGATTTTGACATGAATTAGTTTGATAGCGTCTCCCTGACAAAAGACAAAGGGTGATGGAAATGGCTGAATGATTGTACTTCTAGTACCCTGTACAACAAGAAGGGTTGAGAACAAATGAGGGCTGGGTGGATGAAATGATATTCATTGTCTCGGCTGTTACCTCGGCAGGACCCGATAGCTGGACGCTCTCTCCGATGCTCTCCTCTATGTAGCAGCGTTCCTCGTCAGTGATGGTAGGATGTTCCCCGGGGCTCTCGTAAGATACAAGGACCCAGAACACATACCAAAAGATGCCGAAGCATCCTGCACATCACAGATAGAAAACGTGTCAGAAATTCAGACCATTACAGACAAAGTACTGCAGACAATTTTGACCTCAGCGAAAGGTACACATAGAGAGGAGTTGGCAGTCTGATCTTTCCAGAATGCCTGAGAGAATAAAACCCAGGAGAGCGAACTGTATCCAGTCCAATGAGAAACAGAAAcggggaggtgggagggggatTTATCTATTGACACACCAAAACATTGGGGGAGAGGAAATCCATATGCATGCAGTGGGCCTGGATAAATCCATTTGACTTTCACTGAGTGTCAAACTCTCAAGGTTTCAACCAGTCACACACTTTCGACATACACACATATCAATATTTACTTTATgacattaatgaatgaatttgaTTTCATCTCATATGTACTTGtgcaatgacacacacacacacacacacacacacacacacacacacacacacacacacacacacatcacatgcaTCGATCCATCTTACCATAAATGTAGAACACAGAGGACCAGCCTGAATACTGAACCAGGATCCCAGCCAGAGGCATGGCTATCACAGCACCAGCATAAGATCCTGGGAGTCAAGTCAGACTTCTTAACCACCACACGGTAATATGCAACACGTCATTTCGTCACCCAATGTATTAATGTCAATAGGAGATGCTGAGAAATGAGTATTTACCACAGAATGAGAGGGTGGCCAGTCGACTCCTCTCCAGCGGAGGAGCCCACTTACTCCAGATGCCATGACATGCCGGGTAGGTCACTCCctaaacacaccacacacacacacacacacacacacacacacacacacacacacacacacacacacacacacacacacacacacacacacacacacacagtctgtgttCATGGTGAGAAACAGCAGACTGCAACTCCAGATTCTTCAGCTTATCATTTCAGCACTCCTGATACTCACAGtttgttttggaaatgtatCAATTCAATGCTCCATGTCGGACATTTTTCGGCATTTGGTTAAAATAGTTGTACGGGTTTTTACAATAAACTAATTACAGGAATTAGTTAGCATCCATTTTTGATGGAGCCCATGGGGTATTGCTCCAGTAAATAGGGATCTTAAAATCCTTATGCAAATAGAAACATAACCATGTTACCCGTCCTTTTCAAACATGATAAAAGCATTGTTATGCTTCACAGAAATTGTATTTCTGGATTATTTGAGTTTAGGAATTACCAACAATCCAAGAAGCAAAATCCTTTTGCATATGAACATGAATCAACAGATTCTGATAtaataactaaaataaatgaacattttcacCCTTGTAATTAACATGAACAAATTGCTACAGAGGACCTGATGAGCTGTGCATGGAGCGGAGCAGCTCTGCAGCTATTAAATGTTCATCAGGCACTAATCTGAACAAACGTAAAAGACAAAACATACTTTTTTGAAGTGCAGTGCGATATAACacattacattgttgtattattatttattctccACAAAACTACAAATCTATAAATTAGCCTTCAATAAAGATGTGCCGCTATATGCTAGGCTACTGGTGAGAGAATAATCCACCATCAGGAATAAGCATTTTAATACTGTTTGTCTAAAAACATTGAGATGATGGAAAAGTATCCCATTATACAAACAACTTCTCTTTTACATGTAATTATGCgtaatgtttgtgtatttaagaCCCGTAGTATCAGCTCTCAGTGTTTTGCATTACATATGCACAACATCAACTGTACAGCAGGCAGATATCTGGGTGTCATATTTCACTATATGAAGCCAGAGGACCGACTTTTGCCGACCAGCATTTTAATTTCCATAGCAGCACTTTGCTGTTGTGTTTCCACCATACAAAGTGTGACAGCTATATAGGAAGCTGGACTAAACACTCGGCTGTGAACTGGATCAATACAGCTCTCACATTTCCTCTGGTTTAAAATCCAGTGCATGGTAAAGTCTTTCCTTTACTTTCACCTGGAGTAATGTTTGCAAGAAGCCCCTTTGTGTTGTATATTATTGCAAATCCTATATGGATAGCCACAATAACAGAAAATCCATCTGACATGTGTAACCTCTATATGTTCTATTAATAGTGAGAATGTTGTCTCGGAggatttttatttgtaaagccaTCCTTGATTTTTATTAAATGGGAGACACAATTAAACTGTTGAAATGCACCTTTAGATATAGCTCTTACCTCCACCAGCCCTTGTAATATCCTGACAAAGATGACACACCCATAGTGGACTCGAGCAGCCGAGGGAATGAACATGTTGAGGGTCGAGGTTAGCACAATGGCTGCACCAAACACCCTGAAAATT containing:
- the slc17a6b gene encoding vesicular glutamate transporter 2.1 — its product is MESVKTRATAGVKEFAGKTLGHMYRVMEKKQKTGEVIELTEDGRPREAAQKKPPLCDCSCFGLPRRYIIAIMSGLGFCISFGIRCNLGVAIVGMVNNSTIHLKDKIIITEKAKFNWDPQTVGLIHGSFFWGYIVTQIPGGYICSRLAANRVFGAAIVLTSTLNMFIPSAARVHYGCVIFVRILQGLVEGVTYPACHGIWSKWAPPLERSRLATLSFCGSYAGAVIAMPLAGILVQYSGWSSVFYIYGCFGIFWYVFWVLVSYESPGEHPTITDEERCYIEESIGESVQLSGPAEKFKTPWKKFFTSMPVYAIIVANFCRSWTFYLLLISQPAYFEEVFGFEISKVGMLSALPHLVMTIIVPIGGQLADYLRSKNILTTTTVRKIMNCGGFGMEATLLLVVGYSHSKGVAISFLVLAVGFSGFAISGFNVNHLDIAPRYASILMGISNGVGTLSGMVCPMIVGTMTKNKTREEWQSVFLIASMVHYGGVIFYGIFASGEKQPWADPELTSEEKCGFIDEDELAEETGDITQSHGAFGGPAKSYGATTQVNGGWASGWEKTEEYVQEEAQAGGYGYRKDEGYS